In one Nicotiana tomentosiformis chromosome 6, ASM39032v3, whole genome shotgun sequence genomic region, the following are encoded:
- the LOC138894053 gene encoding uncharacterized protein, whose protein sequence is MNLRQQRWLELLKDYDIAILYHPGKANMVADALSRKAESIGSLAYILVGKRPLALNVQALANCFVRLDISEPRWVPACVVYRSSLYERIKARHYDDPFLLVLKDKVQHGDSKEVKCKHQRPGDLLQRLDIPEWK, encoded by the exons ATGAACTTGaggcagcagaggtggttagagctattaaaggactatgatatcgccattctttatcatcctgggaaggccaatatggtggctgatgccttgagtaggaaggctgagagtatcggtagccttgcatatattttaGTTGGAAAGAGACCATTAGCATtgaatgttcaggctttggccaattgcttcgtgaggttggatatttcggagcctaggtGGGTTCCTGCTTGTGTGGTTtatcggtcttctttgtatgagcgcatcaaggCGCGTCACTATGATGACCCCTTTTTGCTTGTGCTTAAGGACAAGGTGCAACATGGGGattccaaggag gtgaagtgcAAGCATCAAAGGCCGGGcgatttgcttcagagacttgatattccagagtggaagtaa